Genomic DNA from Polycladomyces subterraneus:
ACCACATGGTGAAGTCACGCTTTGGGGAAAGAGTTCCCTCCATCTCATCACTTGTCAGACACGCCCTCATCCGCCTGACCGGCTTCATTTTGCAAACGACGCTTCAGCATTTGTATCCAACTATCCGCTAAATAGGGGCAATCGGCCAATTCGGCCCATTCCGCCCGATCGGGAGAGGCACTGTATACCACATCATTATACCACATCATTGCATCTGGCGATCGTCCATTGGGGACAAGGGCGATCCATCAACTCCATCCGCTCTCCCGACGCTACCCTGCCTTCCTCCAGCACCCGCAGATACCAACCGGTACGACCCGTCTCCTTGATCCGACGCAC
This window encodes:
- a CDS encoding 3-alpha domain-containing protein, encoding MMWYNDVVYSASPDRAEWAELADCPYLADSWIQMLKRRLQNEAGQADEGVSDK